The following are encoded in a window of Kogia breviceps isolate mKogBre1 chromosome 12, mKogBre1 haplotype 1, whole genome shotgun sequence genomic DNA:
- the XPOT gene encoding exportin-T, which yields MDEQALLGLNPNADSDFRQRALAYFEQLKISPDAWQVCAEALAQRTYSDDHIKFFCFQVLEHQVKYKYSELTTVQQQLIRETLISWLQAQMLNPQPEKTFIRNKAAQVFALLFVTEYLTKWPKFFFDILSVVDLNPRGVDLYLRILMAIDSELVDRDVVHTSEEARRNTLIKDTMREQCIPNLVESWYQILQNYQYTNSEVTCQCLEVVGAYVSWIDLSLIANDRFINMLLGHMSIEVLREEACDCLFEIVNKGMDPVDKMKLVESLCQVLQSAGFFSIDQEEDVDFLARFSKLVNGMGQSLIVSWTKLIKNGDIKNAQEALQAIETKVALMLQLLIHEDDDISSNIIGFCYDYLHILKQLTVLSDQQKANVEAIMLAVMKKLTYDEEYNFENEGEDEAMFVEYRKQLKLLLDRLAQVSPELLLASVRRVFSSTLQNWQTTRFMEVEVAIRLLYMLAEALPVSHGAHFSGDVSKASALQDMMRTLVTSGVSSYQHTSVTLEFFETVVRYEKFFTVEPQHIPCVLMAFLDHRGLRHSSAKVRSRTAYLFSRFVKSLNKQMNPFIEDILNRIQDLLELSPPENGYQSLLSSDDQLFIYETAGVLIVNSEYPAERKQALMRNLLTPLMEKFKILLEKLMLAQDEERQASLADCLNHAVGFASRTSKAFSNKQTVKQCGCSEVYLDCLQTFLPALSCPLQKDILRSGVRTFLHRMIICLEEEVLPFIPSASEHMLKDCEAKDLQEFIPLINQITAKFKIQVSPFLQQMFMPLLHAIFEVLLRPAEENDQSAALEKQMLRRSYFAFLQTVTGSGMSEVIANQGAENVERVLVTVIQGAVEYPDPIAQKTCFIILSKLVELWGGKDGPVGFADFVYKHIVPACFLAPLKQTFDLADAQTVLALSECAVTLKTIHLKRGPECVQYLQQEYLPSLQVAPDIIQEFCQALQQPDAKVFKNYLKVFFQRAKP from the exons ATGGATGAACAGGCTCTTTTAGGGCTAAATCCAAATGCTGATTCAGACTTCAGACAAAGG GCCCTGGCCTATTTTGAGCAGTTAAAGATTTCCCCAGATGCCTGGCAGGTGTGTGCAGAAGCTCTGGCACAGAGGACGTACAG tgatgatCACATTAAGTTTTTCTGCTTTCAAGTACTAGAACATCAAGTTAAATACAA ATATTCAGAACTAACTACTGTTCAACAACAACTGATTAGGGAGACACTCATATCTTGGCTTCAAGCTCAG ATGCTGAATCCCCAACCAGAGAAGACCTTTATACGAAATAAAGCAGCCCAAGTCTTCGCCTTGCTTTTTGTTACAGAATATCTCACTAAATGGCCCAAGTTTTTTTTTGACATTCTCTCAGTAGTGGACCTAAATCCAAGAGGAGTAGATCTGTACCTCCGAATTCTCATGGCTATTGATTCAGAGTTGGTGGATCGTGATGTGGTGCATACATCAGAG gaGGCTCGTAGGAATACTCTCATAAAAGATACCATGAGGGAACAGTGCATTCCAAACTTGGTGGAATCATGGTACCAAATCCTACAAAACTATCAGTATACTAATTCAGAAGTAACATGTCAGTGCCTTGAAGTAGTTGGGGCTTATGTCTCTTGGATAGACTTATCCCTTATAGCCAATGATAG GTTTATAAATATGCTGCTAGGACATATGTCAATAGAAGTTCTACGGGAAGAAGCAtgtgattgtttatttgaaattgtaAATAAAGGAATGGATCCTGTTGATAAAATGAAACTAGTAGAATCTTTGTGTCAAGTATTACAGTCTGCTGGGTTTTTCAGCATTGACCAG GAAGAAGATGTTGACTTCCTGGCCAGATTTTCTAAACTGGTAAATGGAATGGGACAGTCATTGATAGTTAGCTGGACTAAATTAATTAAGAATGGGGATATCAAGAATGCTCAAGAGGCTCTACAAGCTATTGAAACAAAAGTGGCACTGATGTTGCAGCTCCTAATTCATGAGGATGATGACATCTCTTCTAACATTATTGGGTTTTGTTATGATTATCTTCATATTTTGAAACAG CTTACAGTGCTCTCTGATCAGCAAAAAGCTAATGTAGAG GCAATCATGTTGGCCGTTATGAAAAAATTAACCTATGATGAAGAATATAACTTTGAAAATGAG ggTGAAGACGAAGCCATGTTTGTAGAATACAGAAAACAACTGAAGTTATTGTTGGACAGGCTTGCTCAAGTTTCACCAGAGTTACTGCTGGCTTCTGTTCGCAGAGTTTTTAGTTCTACCCTGCA GAATTGGCAGACTACAAGGTTTATGGAAGTTGAAGTGGCAATAAGATTGCTGTATATGTTGGCAGAAGCTCTTCCAGTATCTCATGGTGCTCACTTCTCAGGTGATGTTTCAAAAGCTAGTGCTTTGCAGGATATGATGCGAACT TTGGTAACATCAGGAGTTAGTTCCTACCAGCACACATCTGTGACATTGGAGTTCTTCGAAACTGTTGTTAGATATGAAAAGTTTTTCACAGTTGAACCTCAACACATTCCATGTGTACTA ATGGCTTTCTTAGATCACAGGGGTCTGAGGCACTCTAGTGCAAAAGTACGGAGCAGAACTGCTTACCTGTTTTCTAGATTTGTCAAATCTCTGAA TAAACAAATGAATCCTTTCATTGAGGATATTCTGAATAGAATACAAGATTTATTAGAACTTTCTCCACCT GAGAATGGTTACCAGTCTTTGTTGAGCAGCGAtgatcaattatttatttatgagaCAGCTGGAGTGCTGATTGTTAATAGTGAGTACCCAGCAGAACGGAAGCAGGCATTAATGAGGAATCTGTTAACTCCACTCATGGAGAAGTTTAAAATTCTGTTAGAAAAATTGATGCTGGCACAGGATGAAGAAAGGCAGGCATCTCTTGCAGACTGTCTCAACCACGCTGTTGGATTTGCCAG TCGAACCAGCAAAGCTTTCAGCAACAAGCAGACTGTGAAACAGTGTGGCTGTTCCGAAGTTTATCTGGACTGTTTACAGACGTTCTTGCCAGCCCTCAGTTGTCCCTTACAAAAGGATATTCTCAGAAGTGGGGTTCGCACGTTCCTTCATCGCATGATTATTTGCCTGGAGGAAGAAGTCCTTCCATTCATTCCATCTGCTTCAGAACACATGCTCAAAGATTGTGAAGCAAAAGACCTCCAGGAATTCATTCCTCTTATCAACCAGATTACAGCCAAATTTAAG ATACAGGTATCCCCATttttacaacaaatgtttatgCCTCTTCTTCATGCAATTTTTGAAGTTTTGCTCCGACCAGCAGAAGAAAACGACCAGTCTGCTGCTTTAGAGAAGCAGATGTTGCGCAGGAGTTACTTTGCTTTCCTGCAAACAGTCACAGGCAGTGGAATGAGCGAAGTCATAGCAAATCAAG gtgCAGAGAATGTAGAACGAGTGTTGGTAACTGTTATTCAAGGAGCAGTCGAATATCCAGATCCAATTGCCCAGAAAACATGTTTTATCATCCTTTCCAAGTTGGTAGAACTCTGGG GAGGTAAAGACGGACCAGTGGGATTTGCTGATTTTGTTTATAAGCACATTGTCCCCGCATGTTTCTTAGCACCTTTAAAACAAACCTTTGACCTGGCAGATGCACAAACAGTATTG GCTTTATCTGAGTGTGCAGTGACGCTGAAAACAATTCATCTCAAACGG GGCCCAGAATGTGTTCAGTATCTTCAACAAGAATACCTGCCTTCCTTGCAAGTAGCTCCAGACATAATTCAG GAGTTTTGCCAAGCGCTTCAGCAGCCTGAtgctaaagtttttaaaaactacttaaaG